The sequence below is a genomic window from Corynebacterium afermentans subsp. afermentans.
CGCCGTCTCCATCTTCCTCAGCGGCGCCTGCACCTTATCCTCCGGCAGCCCGCTTGCCCGCACGTCCTGCTCCGCCGAATGCAGCAGCATCTGGATCGACGACAGGTTCTGCGCCACCGTGTCGTGCAGCTCGTGCGCGAGGCGTTCGCGCTCCTGGGCCACGCCGGCGGCGCGTTCGGTGTCGGCGAGGCGGTCGCGTGTGGCCAGCAGTTCGTCGATAAGCTGCTGCCTCTCGCGGCTCACGCGGGTGATGGTGTCGAAGGCGTACGCGATCGCCACCACAACCACCGCGGACAGCGCCGGGCCCATGATCCCGCCGAGGGTGAGACCGGTCGGGACCTGCATGCCAATCGCAATGCCCAGGCACACCACCACCCACGCGTAGCCGATCCAGTTGTCAAAGGCGCGCAACGCCACGAAGAACAGCACGAACACCCAGTACACGGCTACTGGCGAGACGGTCATGTCCGCCACCCACACCGCCGTCGCCCCCAGCATCCACGCCACACGCCCCCACATGCCCCAGCGGTACATCTCCACCATGCCGTAGAACAGCAAAAATGCGAACGCCGCGGTCATCACAATGTGCAGCAGCGCGCTATTGAGCGGCATACGCGCGAGCGCACCGAAGGAGACGAGCATGAGGCACACCGCCAGCACCGTGATGCCCGAGTCGAGCGCCCGGTAGTCCGCGGTCTTTCCGGGATGCTGCTCCAACAGCACTAATCTGGAGCTCATGCGTCTGAGAGTACCCACCGCCCTGTTCGTGCTCGCCCTCGCCGGGTGTTCGCAGGAGCCTTCGCCTATCGACGACCCTTCGGCCGCCCCCGCGCCCGAACCCACCCTGCCCGTGCAGGCCCTGCCCGACACCCCGCGCGATAGCTGGACCGAGTGCCCCTACCTGGACACCGAATGGGTCGCGCAGACCAACGGCCAGCGCGTCACCGGCGTGGGCACGGACACCCGCTTCAACCCGCCAGCCTGCCAGTTCTGGTCCTACCCCGAGGAGCCGCAGCTGACCGTGCTGGTGCGCCACATGGATTCTGTGGAAGACGCCCGAGCCGTGGTGGACTTCGTCGCCCCGGTGGACCTGACCCAGCCGGCGACGCTGCCCGGCGGGTGGGACGGCGGCCGCCACGGCGGCGGGGACGTGCCCGGCCGCATCGGCGCAGCGTACGCCGTGGCCAAGGGGCCCACCGCGGTGGCGGTGTTCACCAACCAGCACGAGTCCGTCAAGGCCGAAACGGTGGCGAAAGAAGTAATCGCTAACCTGGCCCTGTGAATAGTCCCGTGATGATCTCCGTAGCCGCCATCGTGTTCACCGACGAGCAGGGCCGCGTGCTGTGCGTTCGCAAACACACCAGCCCGCGGTTCCAGCTGCCGGGCGGCAAGCCGGAGCCCGGCGAGACGCTGGTGGACACCGCGCTGCGCGAGACCCGGGAGGAGGTCGGCTTGGACGTCGACCCGGAAGATTTGAGCTACCTGGGCCAGTTCAGCGCACCCGCCTCCAACGAGCCAGGCTGCACCGTCACTTCCACGGTGTTTTTGCACCCCGGCACCGGCCTGTCCCCCGCGCCTGCCGCGGAGATCGCCGAGGCCCGCTGGATCGACCCCACGGCCCCCGATGCCGAGCTCGCACCGCTGCTGCGCGGCGAGATTTTCCCGGCGCTGAAGTCCCGCGAGATCGAAGCCATCGCCGTCTACGCCGGGGCGCGCGAGGGCACCAACCCGAACAACGCCGCGTTGGCCAGGGCGTTCGGCGAGGCGCTCGCGGACGCCGACATCACTTTGGTCTACGGCGGGTCAAAGGTGGGGCTGATGGGTGAGGTGGCCGAAGGGGCGTCGACAAGCATTGGCATACTCACCGAGCACCTAGCCAACTACGAGCTGCAGTACGAAGGCCTCGAGCGCCTCGAGGTGGTGACCACCATGTCCGAGCGCAAGGCCCGCATGAGCGAGCTTGCCGACGCCATCGTGGCCCTGCCCGGCGGCGCCGGCACCCTCGACGAGCTGTTCGAGGAATGGACCAGCCAACAACTCGGCCTGCACCAAAAACCCATCGGGCTGCTGGGCAGCGAATTCTGGGCGCCGCTGGTGGCGATGATCGACCACATGGTGGACCAGGGCTTCATGCGCCCGACGGACCGCGCGCATATGGTCGTCGCCGACGACCCGCAGGAGCTCCTGGCCAAACTGCGCGCATGGGCGCCGCCGGTGCCACGCTGGCTCTAGTCGGCTACACCGCGACGTCGTTGTACGGCATCATCGACGACACCCACGGGTAGACAACCTCCATGAGCAGGAAAAACACGCCCACTAAAATGATCAGGGTGAGCAGCCACTTCACCGGCGCGGGGCCGGGAAGCTTGCGCCACAGTGCCGCATACATCGTTATCGCACCTCTTTCATTACATCCGGCACCGCACCCGACGGGTCCTTCGGCTGCACCTCCGTGCGCACCGCGTGGATAATCATGCGCTCCGCGTTGGAGAACTGCGGGTGGCACGTGGTCAGCGTGATCAGGCCCTCCGTGCCCGGCTCCACCTTCGTCGAGCTGTTGCCCGGGATGGGGTTGACCACCTCGATGTCGCCCGGAAGCGTAATCTCGCGGCCCTTGACCTGCGCGTAGTCGCCAGCCGCGATACGCTCGTTCAGCTCGCCGGGCAGGCAATCGATTCCCTCTCTGC
It includes:
- a CDS encoding sensor histidine kinase is translated as MSSRLVLLEQHPGKTADYRALDSGITVLAVCLMLVSFGALARMPLNSALLHIVMTAAFAFLLFYGMVEMYRWGMWGRVAWMLGATAVWVADMTVSPVAVYWVFVLFFVALRAFDNWIGYAWVVVCLGIAIGMQVPTGLTLGGIMGPALSAVVVVAIAYAFDTITRVSRERQQLIDELLATRDRLADTERAAGVAQERERLAHELHDTVAQNLSSIQMLLHSAEQDVRASGLPEDKVQAPLRKMETARRAASNNLAETRAMIAALAPAPLTESSLRDALVRVAGDFGEAGGLDIGVEVDGEAVPLPMRVEAGLLRIAQGAVSNVINHAEASIARITLTYAPEEVRLDVVDNGRGFDVNAQGLKPSGLGHLGLDAMRSRAVELGGKLEIESAPGGPTALTVAVPVRINQKTDLDSSEETDVDPGTAG
- a CDS encoding TIGR00730 family Rossman fold protein; protein product: MNSPVMISVAAIVFTDEQGRVLCVRKHTSPRFQLPGGKPEPGETLVDTALRETREEVGLDVDPEDLSYLGQFSAPASNEPGCTVTSTVFLHPGTGLSPAPAAEIAEARWIDPTAPDAELAPLLRGEIFPALKSREIEAIAVYAGAREGTNPNNAALARAFGEALADADITLVYGGSKVGLMGEVAEGASTSIGILTEHLANYELQYEGLERLEVVTTMSERKARMSELADAIVALPGGAGTLDELFEEWTSQQLGLHQKPIGLLGSEFWAPLVAMIDHMVDQGFMRPTDRAHMVVADDPQELLAKLRAWAPPVPRWL
- a CDS encoding DUF2020 domain-containing protein, translated to MRLRVPTALFVLALAGCSQEPSPIDDPSAAPAPEPTLPVQALPDTPRDSWTECPYLDTEWVAQTNGQRVTGVGTDTRFNPPACQFWSYPEEPQLTVLVRHMDSVEDARAVVDFVAPVDLTQPATLPGGWDGGRHGGGDVPGRIGAAYAVAKGPTAVAVFTNQHESVKAETVAKEVIANLAL